A section of the Pseudorasbora parva isolate DD20220531a chromosome 2, ASM2467924v1, whole genome shotgun sequence genome encodes:
- the LOC137090940 gene encoding alpha-2-macroglobulin-like protein 1 codes for MAVREICVWKGLILALLFFAVDGQISGPLFMVTFPAVIESGSDTKLCASLLKPEERLTMTISLLDDTNRLTTQLVKQVSSKPFHRCFNFQAPRVDGVSVQTIKVNVQGRAFRATEKRKVMFRRYLPLTFIQTDKPIYNPGQTVNFRVVTMDSRLVPFDQMYDLLLLEDNNNNRIAQWTNVSSTGWILQLSHELNPEAQIGMYTLKASTGVIMISQVFEVKKYVLPKFAVTINTPQMYSVADVGLNVEACAKYTYGQPVPGQALVEVCREPEPYVVRPGLTRQCLNKTAKMNATGCASLTVDLSEVFTKVENYMQNALLVNVTATEEGTDVVTSESVTVPITLNFAEVRFVDLPDYFEPESVINGKISVHQVNGMPIVNKTVYLLDGKRWTNKLLLNLTTNQNGLAMFSLNTADLPKADLKLVASVHPEAHRYESPYFTADTSVVRILLPDSDHSSSSKLFIMKLEQPLKCGAAFPVTVKYFVGEIGNYNADIIYMVLSRGVIVLHGFQTVKVSASDTITSGYLSFQLSVSAVMAPAVQILVYCVLPSSALVFASVSLETEMCFQNQVSLQFSPATAVPAERNVLTVSAQAGSLCGLSAVDQSVRILEPGRRLSAEMVFDWFSVLSGYPHSIEDERYCERVVVNTNEAYHTFKSLGIKVATNLAVRATPCPLDYSMTDLASFYGILLEEPSSPEAEMETRSASKVTVRAYFPETWIWQLAQVGATGSTKVPLIVPDTITTWETEAFCLSSKGFGLAPPALLTVFQPFFLELSLPYSIIRGESFDLKATVFSYLSKCIMVKVTPVSSTNYTLKPYADPYSSCLCANGRKTFKWVLLASVLGTVNVTVNASAEPSRTRCGTEAVTVPMRGRTDVVTRSLLVLPEGVERTNTQCWLLCPKGSVLSEDVTLIFPGNVIQGSARCSVSVIGDIMGRALKNLDGLLQMPYGCGEQNMILLAPNIYILLYLKVTGQLTAAIRVTATGYLQSGYQRELNYRHNDGSYSTFGNDESNTWLTSFVLRSFGLAREFIFIDPNVLQTAKDWLIRQQRSDGCFMQQGTLHNNRMKGGVGDGVTMTAYIVASLLELGVPVTDAVITKALSCLRPVIGNLGNTYATALLAYTFSLAGENTTRAQLLSALDNLAISEGTKLHWSQTTSGDTLAVEISAYVLLAVLTVQPLTTANLGYANHIVNWLVTQQNPYGGFSSTQDTVVALHALSVYAAQVFSLDGSSTVAVQSSVVGGDSYSFTVNRDNRLLYQEKLLKNVPGKYIVKASGAACVSVQVACFYNIPTPIENTKTLSVEATLTGDCRLLGANLMLNFTVKYNGVKASTNMVIVDIKLLSGFKADTALLGSPPQSFAPLVERVDADDDHVLVYLKEVPKEVPLSYTLLLQQVLSVNNLKPAVINVYDYYQTIDSFETTYTSPCP; via the exons ATGGCTGTGAGGGAGATTTGTGTTTGGAAAGGGCTTATTTTAGCCCTTTTGTTCTTTGCTGTTGATGGACAGATTTCAGGACC GTTATTCATGGTAACCTTCCCTGCAGTGATTGAGTCTGGATCTGACACCAAATTGTGTGCAAGTCTCCTGAAACCCGAAGAACGTCTTACGATGACCATTTCTCTGCTTGATGACACAAACAGGTTGACTACTCAACTTGTGAAGCAGGTTTCTTCTAAGCCATTTCACCGCTGCTTTAATTTCCAG GCTCCTCGAGTAGATGGAGTGTCTGTGCAGACGATTAAGGTGAACGTTCAAGGGAGGGCCTTCAGAGCGACCGAAAAGAGGAAGGTCATGTTCAGACGTTACCTGCCTTTGACCTTCATCCAAACAGACAAACCCATCTACAATCCAGGACAAACGG TGAATTTCAGAGTTGTCACCATGGATTCCAGATTGGTTCCTTTTGATCAGATG TACGATCTGTTGCTGCTGGAG GACAATAATAATAACCGGATTGCTCAGTGGACAAATGTTTCCTCAACGGGGTGGATCTTGCAACTCTCTCATGAGTTAAACCCAGAGGCTCAGATAGGGATGTACACATTAAAGGCTTCTACTGGTGTCATAATGATCTCCCAAGTTTTTGAAGTTAAGAAATATG TTTTGCCCAAGTTTGCTGTGACCATAAACACACCACAGATGTACAGCGTTGCCGACGTGGGACTGAACGTTGAGGCTTGTGCCAA GTACACATATGGCCAACCTGTACCTGGTCAAGCATTGGTCGAAGTGTGCCGTGAACCAGAGCCGTATGTTGTGCGTCCTGGTTTGACCCGCCAGTGTCTGAATAAAACCGCAAAG ATGAATGCCACAGGCTGTGCCTCACTGACTGTTGACTTGTCAGAGGTTTTCACCAAAGTTGAAAATTATATGCAAAATGCTCTTCTTGTAAATGTGACTGCCACTGAGGAGGGAACAG atGTTGTGACGTCAGAATCTGTAACGGTGCCCATTACGCTTAACTTCGCCGAGGTCAGGTTTGTGGACCTCCCGGATTATTTTGAACCTGAATCAGTGATTAATGGAAAG ATATCTGTGCATCAAGTCAATGGTATGCCAATCGTGAACAAAACGGTGTATCTCCTGGATGGTAAGCGCTGGACCAACAAACTGCTGCTGAATCTGACCACAAATCAGAATGGACTGGCCATGTTCTCCCTCAATACTGCTGATCTTCCGAAAGCTGATCTCAAGCTGGTG GCTTCTGTGCATCCAGAGGCTCATCGTTACGAATCCCCATACTTCACTGCCGATACATCGGTTGTTCGCATTCTCCTACCCGATTCTGACCATTCATCATCTAGTAAACTGTTTATAATGAAGCTTGAGCAGCCATTGAAATGTGGAGCTGCGTTTCCAGTGACTGTGAAGTATTTTGTTGGAGAAATTGGCAACTACAATGCTGACATCATCTATATG GTCTTGTCCAGAGGAGTGATCGTCCTCCATGGATTTCAGACAGTCAAAGTGAGCGCTTCTGATACCATCACGAGTGGCTATCTGTCATTCCAACTGTCTGTCAGTGCCGTTATGGCTCCAGCAGTACAGATTCTGGTCTACTGCGTTCTGCCCAGTAGTGCTTTAGTTTTTGCTAGTGTGTCGCTTGAGACTGAAATGTGTTTCCAAAACCAG GTGTCTCTACAGTTTTCTCCTGCTACGGCTGTTCCTGCTGAGAGAAATGTTCTGACTGTCTCTGCTCAAGCAGGATCTCTGTGTGGCCTTAGTGCTGTAGATCAGAGCGTCCGGATCTTGGAGCCAGGAAGACGCCTGAGTGCTGAAATG GTGTTTGACTGGTTCTCGGTGCTATCGGGTTACCCACACAGCATTGAAGATGAACGATATTGTGAGCGTGTTGTGGTTAATACAAATGAAGCTTACCACACCTTCAAG AGCCTGGGAATAAAGGTTGCAACAAATCTTGCTGTACGAGCCACGCCATGCCCTCTGGATTATAGCATGACTGACT TGGCCTCTTTTTATGGCATATTGTTGGAAGAACCTTCTTCTCCAGAAGCAGAAATGGAGACGCGTTCTGCTTCTAAAGTGACTGTCAGGGCTTACTTTCCAGAAACCTGGATCTGGCAGCTTGCTCAAGTTGG AGCCACTGGATCCACAAAAGTTCCCCTCATTGTTCCTGACACCATCACCACATGGGAGACTGAGGCGTTCTGCCTGTCCTCCAAAGGTTTCGGTCTGGCTCCTCCTGCTCTGCTGACGGTCTTCCAGCCCTTCTTCCTGGAGCTCTCCCTGCCGTACTCCATCATCCGTGGGGAGTCTTTTGATCTGAAGGCCACTGTCTTCAGCTATCTGTCCAAATGCATCATG GTTAAAGTGACTCCAGTTTCGTCCACAAACTACACTCTTAAACCATATGCTGATCCATATTCGTCCTGTCTTTGTGCCAATGGGAGAAAGACCTTCAAATGGGTTCTCTTAGCTTCTGTTCTCG GAACTGTCAACGTGACCGTAAATGCATCAGCTGAGCCATCCCGGACTCGATGTGGCACTGAGGCTGTGACCGTGCCTATGAGAGGACGCACTGATGTAGTTACTCGAAGTCTACTTGTCCTG CCTGAAGGCGTTGAAAGGACAAACACCCAGTGTTGGTTACTGTGTCCAAAGG GAAGTGTTCTTTCTGAAGATGTGACTCTGATATTTCCAGGAAATGTGATTCAGGGATCAGCTAGATGCTCAGTTTCCGTCATTG GGGATATAATGGGTCGTGCGCTGAAGAATCTAGATGGGTTATTACAGATGCCATATGGCTGTGGAGAACAGAATATGATCCTTCTTGCTCCCAATATTTACATCCTGCTGTACCTGAAGGTCACGGGTCAACTCACCGCAGCCATTCGAGTGACTGCCACGGGCTACCTTCAAAGCG GATACCAACGAGAACTGAACTACAGACACAACGATGGTTCATACAGCACCTTTGGTAATGATGAATCCAATACATG GTTGACTTCCTTTGTCCTGAGGTCTTTTGGTCTAGCGAGGGAATTCATTTTCATTGATCCAAATGTCCTGCAGACTGCAAAGGATTGGTTGATCCGCCAGCAGCGTTCAGATGGCTGTTTCATGCAGCAGGGAACTCTGCACAACAATCGCATGAAG GGTGGAGTTGGTGATGGCGTGACCATGACTGCCTACATTGTTGCATCGCTGCTTGAACTAGGCGTCCCTGTCACA GATGCCGTCATTACCAAAGCGCTGTCCTGCTTGAGGCCTGTCATTGGGAACCTGGGAAACACTTATGCCACTGCTCTGCTGGCCTACACCTTCAGTCTCGCTGGAGAGAACACCACTCGAGCTCAGCTTTTAAGTGCCTTGGACAACCTTGCCATTTCTGAAG GCACTAAGCTCCATTGGTCCCAGACGACATCTGGTGATACTCTAGCGGTTGAGATCAGCGCTTATGTGCTGCTAGCGGTTCTCACTGTTCAGCCTCTCACGACGGCTAATCTGGGCTATGCTAACCATATTGTCAACTGGCTGGTGACCCAGCAGAATCCCTATGGAGGCTTCTCCTCGACACAG GACACGGTGGTGGCTCTTCATGCTCTGTCTGTGTACGCTGCTCAAGTCTTCAGCTTGGACGGCTCCAGCACCGTTGCCGTACAGTCCTCAGTGGTAGGAGGAGACTCTTATAGCTTCACTGTGAATCGGGACAACAGGCTGCTGTATCAGGAGAAGCTGCTGAAGAACGTTCCTGGCAAATATATTGTTAAAGCTTCAGGAGCCGCTTGTGTGTCTGTGCAG GTTGCATGTTTCTATAACATCCCGACACCCATTGAAAATACCAAAACACTGAGCGTTGAAGCGACATTGACTGGAGACTGCCGACTGCTTGGGGCCAATCTCATGTTGAACTTCACAGTGAA GTACAACGGTGTAAAAGCAAGCACTAACATGGTTATCGTGGACATCAAGCTCCTGTCAGGCTTCAAAGCAGATACAGCGCTG CTTGGATCTCCACCCCAATCATTTGCTCCACTAGTGGAGCGAGTTGATGCTGATGATGATCATGTCCTAGTGTATCTGAAAGAG GTTCCCAAAGAAGTCCCCTTGAGTTACACACTCCTGCTGCAACAAGTTCTTTCAGTGAATAATCTCAAGCCAGCGGTCATCAACGTTTATGACTACTATCAGACAA TTGACTCGTTTGAGACCACCTACACATCTCCCTGTCCATGA